The Chelonia mydas isolate rCheMyd1 chromosome 1, rCheMyd1.pri.v2, whole genome shotgun sequence nucleotide sequence CACTGTATCATGACCTGTGGGTAATCACATGGCAAGTGCATGGTGAAAACAGTCATTGTATTTATCTTTCCTCCATTGAAGCTATTTATAAACGTGTTTCATTGCCTCATTAGATAGATAATTAGTTTCTCCACTCCTGAGAGTTAtaaaattgacttcaatggtgtcACTCCAGATTTATGTGTAAATTCGATCAGAACCAGGCTTTATTAAGTTTCCCTTACCAAATGCTCCTGGTGATACACTCTGACCTCCAAGAATCCCTCCAAGACaagctgaagtgctttgcctgCCCAGCATTGACTGAATCCAAAGAGTTCAGTCATTCTACAGGGTTCTCTTCGTCCTCACAGGACCCGTATCCTCTCCCCATGGAAGGGTGTGTAGATATTTGGCAATTTACAAGCTAACAGAGACAGTTACTACagctgggcaggggtggagttggtgTGAAAAATGGGTGAATAATGAAAACAGTATATTTGAACTAATATCTAGTTGAGTGTGCAAGTTACTACAGCCATTCCCATGTAACAGGTGATGAGTGTAAATTATATACATCCACTGTACCACTCCCCTTTGCTGCACCTCAGCTCTTCTCTTTGCTGAAACACAGACCAGCACTTCTGTTCTCTCAAGACTTTTTGATAAATCTTGCACATGTATTGAAGATTTACTGAATACACGGCCCTGAatgtaaattttcaaaacagctttTAGTCAGTTACCAGGAGACAGTATCATACTATCCACTGAAGAAAGAGTTAATAGCACAAACCCATTGTACACAGTATTTTGAGTACTTCTGAAATACTTTCTAAAAGCAAAAGCTATTAAGAAGTAAAGTTACCACTGCTCCTTCCTGAAGAGATTCCAACAACTCTGCTGCTGGCTTTTGATATCCAAACAATTCATGAAAGTTTGgtttgtaatatttgtattacaatgaACAGTTCCAGCATAACATTTACACATCTGAATTCTAGTGCACGCATGTGAACCCATTTGTTTGCCTCATCTTTCAGAGGTGATTTCTCAGGCTAGAGTGGGACTTAAAATCTGTCATCTGGATTTCTTCAGAACCTGAAAAGATCGCAGCATCTCAGCCCTCATTCAGTCCCTTGTCAACAAACAAAATTCTAGTAGCTCCTCTGTCCCTGGGTTAATAGCTGACTGGTTTCCCTCAGGTTCTGTTCTGTCAGTCAGTAGCCTGTATCTGGAGTGGCTGCAGACATTGGGGTCAGTATAGAAAATATTAATTCACTGAGCTCTCACTCCAAAGTACGTAGTGACCCCAGCACCTGTTATTCAGGCACGATGAGGGTTTGCAGGAAGTGGATTTCAAAGTCAAATACATGAGTATTCATGGAAATGGAACTTTCCATTTCCCACAGGAAAGAAGTCTATTGCTCTCtctctcgttctctctctctctctctctctctctctctctctgacagtcTAGGACGGTATTTATAAAATACTTAGCCCCCGATAATGGCATTGGGTCAGACATGGAGCTGAGCTGCCATAATGAATGTGGATGTTAAACCCAGTTCTTGGGATGTTTGCTGTACAGAGACATTGGGTTAACTATGGGGACATTTATGCTATGGCTATAGCCTgtgaaaccagtctggctcatctTAGTTTAACAGCCGgctggtggggaaaaaagcaggaaGGGAAGCAAGAGCTGAAGAAAAGCCATCGTTCAGTCAGCACTTCAGGCAAGCTCAGAGACAACTCTGGAGCTACAAGCTGGGAAGAGCCTTTTTGTGGGCTCCAGCCACGTTACACAGCTTGTTTtgccagcactgggagtctgccCAGAGGTGGGGCAGCTGTTACTGAGAAGCTCTTCAGACTGACAGGCACAGACAGCGCTGGGGAAGTCTGAAGACCCTCGGCCTGCCTGGGTCCCCATCAGAGTGAGAGGGCTTGAGGTCAGAGACGTGTATAGACTGTTGTTTGAAAACCCTCttattcacagaatcacagaatcataggtctggaaggaacctcgagagctCATCAAGTCCTGtgccctgaactcatggcaggaccagcaacatctagaccatccctgacaggtgtttgtccaacctgctcttaaaaacctccaatgatggagattccacaacctccctaggcaatttattccagtgcctaaccaccctgacagtgaggaagtttttcctaatgtccaacctaaaccttccttgctgcaatttaagccccttgcttcttgtcctagcatcacaggttaaggagaataatttttctccctcctccttgtaacatccttttaggtacttgaaaacttttatcatgtcccatcTCTgtgttctcttttccagactaaacaaatccaatgctttccatcttccctcataggtctttttttctagaactttaatcatttttgttgctcttctctggactttttccaattttgtccaaatctttcctggaatgtggtgcccagaacaggacacaatactccagctgagcgtggagtagagcagaagaattacttctcgtgtcttgcttacaacattcccgctaatacattccagaatgatgtttgctttttttgcaacagtgttacactgttgactcatatttagtttgtggtccactatgacccctagatccctttccacagtactccttcccaggcagtcatttcccattttatatgtgtgcaactgattgttccttcctaagtggagtactttgcatttgtccttattgaatttcatcctatttacttcagatcatttctgcagtttgtctgAATCATTTtcaattataatcctatcctccaaagcacttgcaacccctcccatcttggtataatctgcaaactttataagtgtattctctatgccatcaactaaatcatcgatgaagatattgaacagaacagaacctagaactgatccctgtggaaccctgctcattatgcccttccatcttgatgtgaaccattgataactactctctgggaatggttatCCAGTCAGTtatgcacccccccccacccttatagcagctccatctaggttgtatttccctagtttgtaaATGATTATTCTCCCATGTTACGCTTTATTCCGACTGTTCAGATTAAACAGAATTTTAGCTCAAGAAGGCTGGCTGGTCATTCATCTCACCGCTAGTCACggactcccaaagggaagaaccacaggaGCTGAGCCCACTCAGACCTGCTCAGCAAGCACATTCGGCTCATAGTATGCTGTAGCCCAGAGCCCAGTGTGAGGGTGAGTGGATCGCGTGATTCCACCCCATGAGAGGGAAGGCTACGACACTTGACATCTGGCACTCGGAGaccagaggaggggcagagatgcTAGTAGCCTGGAACGCTGAGGAGTATTTTCAGGGCAGAAATGCTGAAGCCCTCAGCCAGTCTGGACACAGAAATTTGCCCTATGGGACCTGTTACCAGAGAGAACTGTAGCTCTGGATTCCTGTGTTCACAATCAAGCCAGAGAATAAGACCCTTGAAAATGCATTTGTGATAAAATTTTCAGGAGCAAATAAACCTGAGGTGATTTGGGAACTAGTCACTGACATTCTATGGAGTCTCCGCTCATTCATCAcctggcaggatcgggcccacaGCACATGGCACCTCTTGAAATGGGAGCCCTGGAGAAATCCTGACTTGGGGCATCAGGGTTTTAACACTCCAAGTTCACTTTGAATGTCAGGTTTCTGTGGAGGTTGAATAACCCACCATGAAGCATGGGCAGATGTAAGGGAGGGGTTCCTGAGCTACCGTGCAGTGCCTGCCCTCTAGCCCCATCACTGTGTCACCCCAACGGTCCAGATGAGTCCTCGGCCACTGCACAGAAAAGCTGCAAAAgaaacagcttccagcctttccccttcactttgcATTTTAAAGAGAGTGAAACCTGCCAACGTACCCAATTCCTGCTAGAAGGGGAGCCGCTGACACCAGAGATTTTCACCCTAAAGGACCAGGAGCCACTGGAGAGGTAGCACTGGCCGCAGGCAGTCTCTGCTCAGACAGGGCGGCAGGTGTCTTTATGAAGCGTGCCTGAATATTCCCTTGGGGCCACCTGGCCATCAGGGAACCTCAGCTGCTCGGCTTCGTGTGCACCAGCTTTAACCGCCATCACATCCAATGACAAACGGCAGGAGGCCAAATCACAGGGGACGCGTGGTGATGCTGCCCAAATGGACTGTAGCACAagccctgctgcaggctctgctcCTGGAATCTGGGCTTGTCATCACTGTTCCTATGGTTCCTATTAATCCCACGGCTACCTAGAGAGTCACTGAGTGGTGACAATGATGATGTCATCTCTGTGATcttgctgaaataaaattaataataataataacaatgataATAACATAGGGCTAGATTTCTCCCCAGCAACCCCCTTTCCTGCATTACAAACCCAGGGTGCAGGCCAGGGAAGAGAGATTCTACAAGCCTCCCTACATGGAAATGTCCCTCGGATCGTTTTGGGGGGGggtccccttcccttctccctgaggaATGAAAAGGGGGACCCAATATCCAGGGATGCCCAAAGTTAGGCATAGATCTCAGTGATCCACTGGTAGCTAGGCCCCCCACCCACAATCTCTGGGCCTCCACAACTGCTCTGGGACCCTCTACAGCTCCCTCTAGCACAGGCTAATCAGAGATGTGCtgccagggcctggcacagcagccACTGCCCACACGATCTACTCGGGGTGTTGTACAGGGTGGAGGGGGTTGTACAGGGTGGAgggggctgcacagagatgggagggcTGGTTAGAGTAGCTGCTGGGCACAGTACCCAGCCATAGACTGCTCGGGAGGTTTTGACATTTCCGTACCCAGAGTGCAGCCAGAGACTCTGTCAGTGCAACCTTCATCTACGTAATGAGGAAGAGGCAGATGAAAAGCCTCCAATTTCTCTTGGGGATCCAGGCACCTGCAGATGGGCAGCATCTTGGGAGCTGAGCTTACAGAGAAAATTGATCGTCCATTTTCTATGAAGACTCACCCCAAAACATGGATGAAAAGCAAACATTTGAGTTTGCGTCATAATTTTGCATGGGGGAAAACACTCTGTTTTCCAGCTCAGCTCTAGCTCAAATCATGAGCCTCCGTGCCAGGTGCTACAGGACCACACCCCTATGTGGAATCACTAGCCCCTTGTCGGTCTCCCACACTCAGCAGCCCCTGGACATCTCGTAGCATGGCTACGCCAGCAACATAACAGAGGGTGGCCCTGGAAATGATTTGTCTGCAGCAGCTCATGCATCAGTGGCACAAATGCAGAACATAACaaaggccatattgggtcagaccaattgtccacaAACGAAGGCACTGAGGGTTGGTTAGTGGACATTGCTGGTCACAcagtccagcactgacagagacGCTCTTTCCCTCGGCACTGGGATACAGAGGCCCCTGTTATAAGGAACAGTAGTATACCACAGAGAGCCGGACATAACAGCGATGGGCTCGCATGGTCACTGGGTACCTGAGGCACAGCTCAGAGAGGCTCTCCTCATATTTAGGCATAAGACATGCACATGCAGTTAAGCAAGGCCATCCACATTTTTAATAGAAAGGGGCATGATCAAAGCTCACCTTCAAATGCCTGCTCCGAGCTCTCTCTTGGACccaaacaaccccctcccccacattcagCTCCCCCCAAACTTGGTGATGTTGGAAATTTGGACACAGGGTGTGAGGTCTATCACCAGCACTAGAGAGGCTCTCAGTGCTCATAGAGTGGGTGAGGGTCAGGATCAGACTGAGGAGTAGCCCAGCAGGGCTCTGGTCGGCTAGGCACCACTCTCCAGATCCTTCGCTCTCTGAAATCACATCCTGATTCCCCCTCTTGCTGCCAAAGAATGCTGTGCTAATGACAGGTCTCAGCACCAAGGGGTGTTGGGAAGGTTCAGGGTCTCCACCCAGTACCCCAAAGCACCTCTATGAGGCATACAGAGTTGAAATCTCTCTActtcatgctgattaggcctcaactggagtattgtgtccagttccaggtgccacatttcaggaaagaggtggacaaattggagaaagtccagagaagagcaacaaaaatgattaaagatctagaaaacctctgagggaagatggaaagaagtgggtttgtttagtcaggaaaggagaagactgagaggggacataagagttttgaagtacctaaaaggttgttacaaggaggggggTGAAAAATTGTCCTCTTTCCCTTTGataataggacaagaagcaatgggcttaaattgcagcaagggaggtttaggttgcacattaggaaaaacttcctaactgtcggAGTGGtcaaccactggaataaattgcctagggaggttgtggaatctccatcattggagatttttaagagcatgttggacaaacacctgtcagggatgctccaGATGGTGCTtggtcttgccatgagtgcaggggactggactcgatgacctctcgaggtcccttccagtcctatgattctgtgaaaatggGTGAATGTGATCCAGAGGGATATAGGTCTGGAAGTGACCTCATGGCTCCATGAGCCCGGTCCCTGCTATGGCAGGTGACCCTGGCATATTGCCTACTTTATGCACCTGTCAAGCTCCACGTTAAAACCAGCTGGGTTGTTGGCCCCACACTGCTGCTGTTGggcagctgttccagaacctccctccaCGCATGGTCAGAaacctccttctcctctccagcCTCAGTTTGCTCCTGGCCAGTTTCTCCCCATTTCTTCTTGGGCaaacactgtcctttagcttcagGAGCTCGGTTCCCCCCTTGGTTTTTACTCCCCTGGTGTATTTATAGAGCAATCCAATCCCTTCTCAGCCTGCCTTGTGTTAGGCTAAAGCAGCcaagctctttcagtctcctgATCAGCCAGGCCCTCCATTGCCCTGACGATCCTAGCAGCCGTTCTCTGCCCCTGTTCCAGCCTGAATTCTTCTTTCTAGCATAGGAGTGAGCAGAATTTTACACAGTTTGCCAGAGgaggtctcaccagggccttgtaTAGTGATATTCATAATTCTCTATCTTGCCTAACACATTCTAGGACCTCATGCCTCTTGTTCAAAGCCACATCACATCCGTGACTCACAGTCATCCTGGGACTGACTAATACACCCAcgtctttcttctcctctctcgTTTCCAACATACccttggctgtataaacaggTGTGTAGTGACTAGAACGAGGGAGGTGATCTCAGGTCTCTATATGACATTGTTGAGACCAGGGCTGGAATACTGCACACCGGTCTGGTGCCTAGATTGAAAAATTGGAGtaatgtagccagacagccagccccccccccaccccccgcagaccagcattgctgggaacacaaGATGAAGCcagaacagggcacttaacataaattccagcacagcctttgaagctgtgaaaagcacaggtgtgctgctacaatgtgcctctgggaacatatacaacgattaggctcacagcaggcaggggagctgtgacagatatggctcttagcccctactaaatagcatgatgcacacacaccaacatcctaggtgggaaaatatttaccctaataaaaggaatgtccggtagtcgaaacttattgtttctctcccttgcaagtgtgaactactcttgcgagagctggcgtcacccagacagaccagccccaatttggcataagaaaggagaaagagaataaaggagtacagaggtataagtaggggacctacagcaccatgatttttgagtgcttttcactatctatctgctggtcagataagtgacagcctcccaaggcttctgcagctaagagggtccctaagccttgtcccttattcgtctttccgcggaattgagtgaccgatcctggcttggcaccgctggaatcgagagatgcaaggagggtaagaagcacccacacctgatctcctatctttagtgtacacatattttgaaatagagctctatactttgttttctttctttgggattgtggcttcagttttgtaacttgtttgtgtgtgtaacatctctacatttaaataagtaggcactagcaattttgtaaccacatgattagaatctagtttaataaattttggtaaccatttgtgcataagcctgacttgtttctctggtttactgtaaagcagccaacacaattaaagaacctcagccgttttggctataaagcctggccattaggtgagagtactaagagcctagcgttgagttgtgccgcctccacggggcaaactcttggggcacctgtcagtcaatcctgactgcccgctgcgaaggagctctgagctctagcagttaaagtcacgggtgtttaggaccttggggcatccgtcagcctagcccgggctgcccgccgcgaagggacagtgcatcctagcggttaaagtcacggatggtataaaacgggcataactggcacctcaccaaacatccttggccatcggctaacaagTGGGtggagaaaagagccacaaaaatgactgAAGGGCTGGAGCAAATGCCGGACAGTGGAGACTTCAAGGGCTGAGACTGCTTAGCTTACTAAAAGTAAGGTGGAGAGCTGACTTGATAACCGTGTACAAGCACCTTCACAGGGTCCAAATACCAGCTACTAAGGGGATCGTTTATCAAGCATGGAAAGTTATAATAAGAGCCAATGGCTTGAAACTGAAACCAGACCAACTAAATGTGGACATGAGGCACACCTTTTTAACATCCAGGGtgtttaaccactggaacaaactccgcagggaggtggtggattctcctgcTATCTCCAaaccaagactggatgccttcctggaAGATACACTTTAGATAAACGCAAGTGATGAGTTAGTCAGACAAGGTAATTGGGTTCAAGACAGgggtaaatgggtgaaattctccagcctgtgatatagaggaggtcagactagataagtggttctcaaactttttgattGCGCCCCCATGTCTTTGTGTCTGTAAGAGGgtagcgccccccgcccccccaccgaCCACCACCACACAAATACATATAGTGATACATGTGGGGGCGGGGCTCCACTTGAAtcagttgtgggttttttctgtTGCATGAATGATCCAATGATCcactgtaataagagcaaaaCAAAACTGTGATTGTGGTCCCTGCTTCCAGTGAAATACGCACACTGTGCCATAGCAAACGGATTCACATACAGATGGCACCGACTTTCTATCATGCTGTGCAAAcctaacagaaatctgtcaaaatACACAGCACCGCGTAGAATCAAACGCACAGCGCCATCTGAGGACTGGATCTGACTGGAGGAATTAGCGTGGCTAGTTactcattgctgtgggtaaaatgtgcagTCAGGTTTTTCCCCGAAAGCTTCTCATGCCCCCCACACCGGAATACATTCTGCACACCCCAGAGAGGCCCAGCCCCCAGTGTGAGaacctctggactagatgatgtaacggctctttctggccttaaattctatgactctatgaatcaTTGTCTTGAGTGGATAGTTATGTTGGATCCAATTTGAACAAGTTGCTACTTTGAATGCTGACAGGCACTCAGCCAGGAGAGACGCTGGCCAATTGGACACCTCAGTCTCTTCCCTTCGGGTGTTTGTGACCAGAGCTACACAGTCACCCCCAGCTTCTTTAAAAGTAGTAGATTTATTGGCAAATCTCACAAAGCATTCGAGAAAATGGTTTGAAAATACCAGGCAGCTGTCACATGTCTACACTCAGCTATCTCACGTCTCACTACAAGCTAAGTTAGACAGGCTTTGCTCTGGAGATAGAGGAATAGAACTGGCCCAACTTACATTCTTTTCGGATGCCAAGGAGCTCTTGGGACCCAGCCTAGTTTCCCTGTGTCCCTGAGAGCATCTTCCcatctgtttacccctttcttgTGGAAGCAGCCTTTGCTGAAACCTGTGTGAGCCTGGGTCCAGTCACGGCAGTGCTCAGCCATGTCCATATTCCAGGGCCTAGGTGTGAAGCTCACCTTTGCCCTCAGGTTGCTGCCGCAGACATCAAGGGGCTAAACTCATGGAGCTTCCCAGAAACCCGCTGTCCAAGGCGGCTGTGATAAGAAGCCTTTTATACACCAGTGTCAGAGGTGGAACCCTGACCTAGCCCTGATCTTAGGGTCTCTGAGTATCTGAGCCCTTTGAATGTATTTATGCTCCTGTCaccgctgtggggcagggcagggctattatccacctgtgcagaggctcagagacagccaatggcttgcccacggtcacacatgTCAGGAAATCAAACCCAACTCTCTTGAGTCACAGAGCCGTGCCCAGACCACAGGACCAGCCTTCCAGCCATCTGAGCAGTGACAGGCCTGGCTGGATTGTCTGCTGTGCCAGAAGAGCTCCCCCCTGCGCTGCAGAGAGCATGGAGAGCAAGGAGCCAGGTACAGTGGTTTGACTCGTTGGCCTGTTCTCCCCCTGAGCAGAGTTtagggcagcctgggggctgggctggcctcCGCCCTTTAGTATCGGCTTCCAAGAGCACAGCCCACTCTGGCCAAGTCCCTGTAGACAGGGGCCACCCCAGAGTGTCCCCTTGGGGCCTGAGGTAGCCCTGCTCTACCTTTCCCTCTAAGATCCTTGCAATGATTTATGCTCAGGCTGGGACACTTAAAAAAGGAGCCCCCTTTCTGGGGTTGCATTAATTCAGTCTTCTCCAAAACTCAAGGTCTCCTAACCCCCAGGTCCTTAGTTCACGAGCCCCCCACCACCTTGCTAGCTGGGGCCAGCATTGGTTCAAACGTCCCACATCCCTATTCCTCTTTTTCccctgaagccccgccccctgtcccatctcttcccactaagcccttccccctgctcctccacttcccctgatgctctgcctcccagcctgcccagagtcgggccatggtaagagctgccccaGGAGCACAGGTTGTTGTGGGGAACCCTGGACTCTCCACTTTCCCTGGGTTGTACATCCTGGGGGGGGAGGCATCAAatgtggagggtctggggctcctcaCAGTGGCTGTGGctctctgggcagctcttaccacagcctggctctggcttccagcctggagacagggcagagggagggaccTCCAGGGAAGAGGATCCAGGATGAAATAGGTGGCTGTGTTTTTTGTCTCCCGTGcctccagccctggagacagGTGATGAACTGACCCTTCACTTGACAAATGCCCTGATTATCCTCTCACGAAGATGTTTGCTTTTCACGCTGTACACAATTGGATTTATCAGAGGTGGGACCAGCAAGTAGACATAGCCCAGGACTGTTTGAAGCAAGTGAGAAGAGCTATTCCCGAATCTGTGTGTCACAGCCAGGCCAATGTCTGGTGTGTAGAAAACCAGGATGGCGCAGAGGTGGGAGACGCAGGTGTTCAGGGCCCTGAGGCACTCCGTGTGGGACGCGATGCTCAGAACTGTTTTgaggatcatcacataagagagAAAGATGAGCAGCGAGTCCAATCCTACCGTTAAGAGTGTAGTACACAAGCCATAGATACTGTTGACTGTGATGTCTGAACAAGCCAATTTCATGACCTCCTGGTGCAGGcagtaggaatgggagaggatATTGGCTCGACAGAATCGGAACCGTTTCAGGAGAAAGGGTACTGGGAATATTATGGCCACCCCTCTTAGCACAGCTACCAGTCCCATCTTGGTTATTCTTGGTGGAGTTAGGATGGCAGCATATCTCAGTGGTTTACAGATTGCAATGAAGCGGTCAAAGGCCATCAACAAGAGAATGGAGGATTCAAATTTTGCAAGCGAG carries:
- the LOC119565184 gene encoding olfactory receptor 51G2-like, which translates into the protein MSAVNDTNLNSAVFFLTGIPGQEDVYLWISIPFCLIYVISIVGNSVILFIIKTDPSLHEPMYIFLSMLAITDLGLSIVTIPTILGIYLFNSREISLDACLAQLFFIHSLAKFESSILLLMAFDRFIAICKPLRYAAILTPPRITKMGLVAVLRGVAIIFPVPFLLKRFRFCRANILSHSYCLHQEVMKLACSDITVNSIYGLCTTLLTVGLDSLLIFLSYVMILKTVLSIASHTECLRALNTCVSHLCAILVFYTPDIGLAVTHRFGNSSSHLLQTVLGYVYLLVPPLINPIVYSVKSKHLRERIIRAFVK